The Chitinophaga caeni genome segment AACTGAAATTCAAAAGCGACCGCTTCGGCAACTTCAGGGTATACACTATCACGGGCTTAAAATTCGATTATGACCTGGCTTCCAATGGTCGCGCACGACGGGCAGAAGACCTGGTGAAAGTGAAAAACAGTGATTACGGCTACGAGATCGGCGCAGGATTCGAGTTTTATTTTCCCAATTTCATCTTCGCCCCTGAATTTAAGATCAGCAACGGGATCGGGAATGTACACGTAAAAGATAAAAACCTACGATATTCCAACGTGGTAGAGCAATTACAATCCAGGATGATCGTGTTCTCCATCCACTTAGAAGGCTAGTTGCCCAAGATAAATCAATGAAAAAGCTGTCGAAAGGCAGCTTTTTTTATGCCAAGTCCTATCTTTGCCCTATGCAATCATACCTGATAAAGAATATATCCGTAGTCAACGAGAACAAAACTACCGTACAAGACGTGCTACTGCGCAATGGCAGGATTGAGAAAATTGCGGGTCAAATCACGACCGAAGGGAACGTAACGGAAATCAACGGTGAAGGGAAATACCTCTTACCCGGTGCGATCGACGACCAGGTGCACTTCCGCGAGCCGGGCCTCACCCACAAGGCCACCATTGCAACAGAAGCTCGTGCGGCAGTAGCTGGCGGAACAACCAGCTTCATGGAGATGCCCAATACCAAGCCGGCCGCTTTGACACAAGAATTGCTGGAAGATAAATATGTTATCGGCGCCAATACTTCTATCGCGAACTACTCTTTCTTCATGGGTGTTTCTAACGACAATATCGAGGAAGTACTGAAAACCAATGCGAAAAAAGACCGCGTACCCGGTGTGAAGGTTTTCATGGGATCTTCTACAGGCAATATGCTGGTTGACAACCTTCTTACCTTGGAAAACATCTTCGGGGAAAGCGAACTATTGATTGCAACGCATTGCGAGTCGGAACGCATTATCAAAAGCAACATGGAAGCTTTTATCAAGGAAAAAGGAGATCAACTTACCGCCGCGGATCACCCGCTTATCCGTAATGAAGAAGCTTGTTTCGAGTCCTCATTTTTGGCTGTACAATTAGCGAAAAAACACGATTCCCGTTTACATATCCTGCACATCTCCACTGAAAAAGAATTACAACTTTTCGGCAACATGATGCCCTTGGAACAAAAACGTATTACATCGGAAGTATGTGTACACCATTTACATTTTACAGCCGATGATTATGCACAATACGGCAACCTGATCAAGTGTAACCCGGCTATTAAAGCCGCGCACAACAAGGAGGCACTATGGAAAGCATTGTTAGACGACCGTTTGGATATCATCGCGACAGATCATGCGCCCCATACATGGGAAGAAAAGCAACAACCTTATTTACAAGCGCCATCAGGTGTGCCGC includes the following:
- a CDS encoding dihydroorotase, which encodes MQSYLIKNISVVNENKTTVQDVLLRNGRIEKIAGQITTEGNVTEINGEGKYLLPGAIDDQVHFREPGLTHKATIATEARAAVAGGTTSFMEMPNTKPAALTQELLEDKYVIGANTSIANYSFFMGVSNDNIEEVLKTNAKKDRVPGVKVFMGSSTGNMLVDNLLTLENIFGESELLIATHCESERIIKSNMEAFIKEKGDQLTAADHPLIRNEEACFESSFLAVQLAKKHDSRLHILHISTEKELQLFGNMMPLEQKRITSEVCVHHLHFTADDYAQYGNLIKCNPAIKAAHNKEALWKALLDDRLDIIATDHAPHTWEEKQQPYLQAPSGVPLVQHSVLLMLQYVKEGRISIEKVVEKMSHAPAKCFQIRERGFIREGYHADLVIVDLQEGTTVEKSNIYYKCGWSPFEGHTFPAKVTHTFVNGNLAYENGQFHDEVKGERLLFDRD